A window from Sulfurovum sp. TSL1 encodes these proteins:
- a CDS encoding OprO/OprP family phosphate-selective porin, which produces MTQGKTSVSKRSLLKFALVAPLLFSGLEVNAANWLMLQGTQPDMVAPKGVKVPYRSKVPKVWGFIQANYKKDFGDVFIAPDGKNKTPFSYLNPNLEDQEGFSIFRARLAVRGMADSENLVNYFFMTEFGNSAVNNLAGHDVATYFTDASITLKHIPGAKVRMGMFKTPGSEEGLRAVFVSPYIEFTTMTNHHLLERQISDVGSAQTGAAAGGASTTHYTSTSIDKPIAAFRDKGVQIFDTFKFQDDWSLSYAYMYGSGTGISHSSSNDQATNYGYLALEQEFGKGKGFYTEAMKFYVWGQNGKRTLYSAADGEMEFDRKRYGVGMTYYRNGLRFEAEYMKAKGMIFTGAKEVDVDPNPATEDWQFQFAVGNENEADGGYVNLQYEIIPNKFEVFGRYDYCDRLTHDIKGERNFKTTTLGASYRYRGPTRIDLNYIMKDAEAPGNPNAQKVLDNMGDRIAVQITAAF; this is translated from the coding sequence ATGACACAAGGAAAAACAAGTGTTTCAAAACGATCACTATTGAAATTTGCTTTGGTTGCACCGCTATTATTTAGTGGGCTGGAAGTGAATGCAGCAAACTGGCTCATGCTTCAGGGTACACAACCTGATATGGTAGCACCCAAAGGGGTGAAAGTACCGTATAGAAGCAAGGTGCCTAAAGTATGGGGTTTTATTCAAGCCAACTACAAAAAAGATTTTGGAGATGTCTTTATCGCACCGGATGGAAAAAATAAAACGCCGTTTTCATACCTTAACCCAAATCTGGAAGATCAAGAAGGTTTTAGTATTTTCAGAGCACGGCTGGCAGTTAGGGGGATGGCTGACAGCGAGAACCTTGTCAACTATTTCTTTATGACAGAGTTTGGAAACAGTGCTGTAAATAATCTTGCCGGGCATGATGTGGCTACCTATTTTACGGATGCTTCTATTACACTCAAGCATATACCAGGAGCTAAAGTTCGAATGGGGATGTTCAAGACACCTGGAAGTGAAGAGGGCCTTCGAGCGGTATTTGTCTCTCCTTATATAGAATTTACGACGATGACAAATCACCATCTTCTTGAACGCCAGATCAGTGATGTGGGTTCTGCACAGACTGGTGCAGCTGCCGGAGGTGCTTCGACAACGCATTATACTAGTACAAGCATAGATAAGCCTATAGCGGCATTCAGAGATAAAGGGGTACAGATCTTTGATACCTTTAAATTTCAGGATGACTGGTCACTGAGTTATGCCTATATGTATGGTAGCGGTACAGGTATTTCCCACAGCAGTTCCAATGATCAGGCAACCAATTACGGGTACCTGGCATTAGAACAGGAATTTGGAAAAGGCAAGGGATTCTATACCGAAGCGATGAAATTCTACGTATGGGGTCAGAACGGTAAACGTACATTGTATTCTGCAGCAGACGGAGAAATGGAATTTGACCGTAAACGTTATGGTGTAGGAATGACCTACTATCGTAACGGACTGCGATTTGAAGCAGAGTATATGAAAGCAAAAGGTATGATATTTACCGGTGCAAAAGAAGTAGATGTCGATCCGAATCCTGCTACGGAAGATTGGCAGTTTCAGTTTGCTGTAGGCAATGAAAATGAAGCTGATGGTGGTTATGTGAACTTACAATACGAGATCATACCTAATAAGTTTGAAGTGTTCGGGCGTTATGACTACTGTGATCGTTTGACCCATGATATCAAGGGAGAACGCAATTTTAAAACAACCACTTTAGGAGCTTCTTATCGTTATAGAGGTCCAACACGTATTGACTTGAACTATATTATGAAAGATGCAGAAGCACCGGGCAATCCAAATGCACAAAAAGTATTAGACAATATGGGTGATCGGATCGCGGTTCAGATTACGGCAGCTTTTTAA
- a CDS encoding DsrE family protein — MKLKKNLWVIMAFMMTAALPALAKEKRENDVVKIVYQCDFPDVQRMHLMINTLNNAVKHYQSTLEEYEIDIVALGPCLQYLMKDFKNTGFEKKPYIDRGGPAGNGTAGRIKNLLMTAGDNMKIIGCQNTMKKKNVTEEQMEDYVELTPAGIIKIIDLQREGYSYIKIM, encoded by the coding sequence ATGAAACTTAAAAAAAACCTATGGGTGATTATGGCATTTATGATGACAGCTGCCTTACCTGCACTGGCTAAAGAGAAGAGAGAAAATGATGTTGTAAAAATCGTCTATCAATGTGATTTCCCTGATGTACAGCGTATGCATCTTATGATCAATACTCTGAACAATGCTGTAAAACATTACCAGAGTACATTGGAAGAGTATGAGATCGATATCGTTGCTCTTGGTCCCTGTCTGCAATATTTGATGAAGGACTTTAAAAATACTGGATTTGAGAAAAAACCTTATATTGACCGTGGCGGACCTGCAGGAAACGGTACGGCAGGACGTATCAAGAATTTACTCATGACCGCAGGTGACAATATGAAAATCATTGGATGCCAGAATACCATGAAGAAGAAAAATGTTACAGAAGAACAAATGGAGGATTATGTAGAACTTACTCCAGCCGGGATCATTAAGATCATTGATCTTCAGCGCGAGGGTTATTCGTATATAAAAATAATGTAA
- a CDS encoding DsrE family protein: protein MKLKKNLWVIIALMMISVSPALASEKKKGDVVKIVYQCDFPDITRIHMMLTTLDNIVNHYQSRSEAYEIDLVAFGPCLQYVIKDFKGTEFEKKPYIDRGGPEKNGTTGRIRNLLMKAGNHMKIIACQNTMKKKNVRIEQMEDYVELTPSGIIKIIDLQGEGYAYVKIM, encoded by the coding sequence ATGAAACTTAAAAAAAACCTATGGGTGATTATAGCACTTATGATGATATCTGTTTCACCGGCGCTGGCTAGTGAGAAGAAAAAGGGTGATGTTGTAAAGATCGTCTATCAATGTGATTTTCCGGATATCACGCGCATTCATATGATGCTTACCACACTAGATAATATTGTAAATCATTACCAAAGTAGATCAGAAGCGTACGAGATCGATCTCGTAGCTTTTGGTCCCTGTCTGCAATACGTGATAAAGGATTTTAAAGGTACTGAATTTGAGAAAAAGCCTTATATTGACCGTGGCGGACCTGAAAAAAATGGCACAACGGGACGTATCAGGAACTTACTCATGAAGGCAGGCAATCATATGAAAATTATTGCATGCCAGAATACCATGAAGAAGAAAAATGTTAGAATAGAACAAATGGAGGATTATGTAGAATTGACTCCATCAGGAATCATCAAGATCATTGATCTTCAGGGTGAAGGATATGCATATGTCAAGATAATGTAG
- the soxX gene encoding sulfur oxidation c-type cytochrome SoxX has product MHTKIKCFAYATLFLSASASLCAVDLTKAYDMPDATKIIENDLFPAAKTYTMPKSCDLTDAAAIARGEFMFHNLNGEKVKGNLPAGLSKFVEKKGKDGKVKKEPKQYGNCVACHNIEGAKGGGNIGPDLTGYKEMFLDTKVRDAQFVYQKIADPRVDNPNTHMTVNLTTGLFNEQEICDYTAYVVSEKKKK; this is encoded by the coding sequence ATGCATACAAAGATCAAATGTTTTGCTTATGCAACATTGTTTTTATCAGCTTCGGCGTCACTATGTGCTGTGGACTTGACAAAAGCATATGATATGCCAGATGCAACAAAGATAATAGAGAACGATCTATTCCCTGCGGCTAAAACGTACACAATGCCAAAGAGCTGTGATCTTACAGATGCTGCGGCAATCGCAAGAGGGGAATTTATGTTCCATAATCTCAACGGAGAAAAAGTAAAAGGAAATCTACCAGCAGGATTGTCTAAGTTCGTTGAGAAAAAAGGTAAAGACGGCAAAGTGAAAAAAGAGCCTAAGCAGTATGGTAACTGTGTAGCATGTCATAACATTGAAGGTGCAAAAGGTGGAGGTAACATTGGTCCTGATCTTACAGGATATAAGGAAATGTTCCTGGATACAAAAGTAAGAGATGCACAATTTGTCTATCAGAAAATCGCAGATCCAAGAGTGGATAATCCAAATACACACATGACAGTAAATCTTACAACAGGGCTCTTTAATGAGCAAGAGATTTGTGATTACACTGCGTACGTAGTATCAGAAAAAAAGAAAAAGTAA
- the soxY gene encoding thiosulfate oxidation carrier protein SoxY translates to MERRNFIKSICAASAVAATVTPSALFAKEAPKGGNVLSYDAAVAAITGGKAVADSDKVQLTVPEIAENGAVVPVKVDVDHPMEESNYVKAIHVLSTKNGNARCADVMLTPLNGKGYFATRIKLGGTQDVVALVELSDGTFIKSAKSVKVTIGGCG, encoded by the coding sequence ATGGAAAGAAGAAATTTTATAAAAAGTATCTGTGCAGCATCAGCTGTAGCAGCGACAGTTACACCTTCGGCATTATTTGCAAAAGAAGCACCAAAGGGTGGAAATGTATTGAGTTATGATGCAGCAGTAGCAGCGATCACAGGTGGGAAAGCAGTAGCAGACAGTGATAAAGTACAGTTAACTGTACCGGAAATTGCAGAAAATGGTGCCGTTGTACCTGTAAAAGTGGATGTAGATCATCCTATGGAAGAAAGCAATTATGTAAAAGCGATCCATGTATTAAGTACTAAAAATGGTAATGCAAGATGTGCAGATGTCATGCTTACTCCATTAAATGGAAAAGGATATTTTGCAACGAGAATAAAACTGGGTGGAACGCAAGATGTTGTTGCCTTGGTAGAGCTTAGCGATGGTACATTTATAAAGTCAGCGAAAAGTGTAAAAGTAACTATCGGTGGATGTGGCTGA
- the soxZ gene encoding thiosulfate oxidation carrier complex protein SoxZ, protein MAERKSMIKIKPKKFKVGDTVKVDFIVIHPMDTGLQKDKKTGEIIPAHFIDNITFSLDGKPFTTMKVWETVSTNPYFSVNLKVPGKGTITVDYTDNTGEKNSKSKKLKPKG, encoded by the coding sequence ATGGCAGAAAGAAAGTCAATGATAAAAATTAAACCTAAAAAGTTTAAAGTGGGAGATACAGTAAAGGTTGATTTTATTGTAATTCACCCAATGGATACAGGATTACAAAAAGATAAAAAAACTGGAGAGATCATACCTGCACACTTTATAGACAATATTACTTTCTCTTTAGATGGTAAGCCATTTACGACTATGAAAGTGTGGGAAACTGTTTCAACTAACCCATATTTTTCAGTAAACCTAAAAGTGCCTGGTAAAGGTACAATTACGGTTGATTATACAGACAATACGGGTGAGAAAAACTCTAAGAGTAAAAAACTTAAGCCAAAAGGATAA
- the soxA gene encoding sulfur oxidation c-type cytochrome SoxA, with translation MKRVILPLALLATMGTVTVNAADQFAMSDADRAMYSEMLENNPADIFVEEGGEMFEEELGGEAALAKFLGISEKELPKYIAGFPRYIAKLGNVVGLDQVMQAMQVEQGQKKTDLKSGKMFSMLAYVKSLANDEVINIDVNADEHIKAAYALGEKTYMTPRGGRGLACNSCHSADIIGQVLRTQPLPDLGENNVAGTWPAYRMTKSSLRTTQRRFQGCMKNALLAVIPLGSKEMNALEVYVNKLAADKKKTMAIPGLKR, from the coding sequence ATGAAAAGAGTAATATTACCTTTGGCTCTTTTGGCAACCATGGGAACTGTAACGGTAAATGCTGCTGATCAGTTCGCAATGAGCGATGCCGATAGAGCAATGTACTCAGAAATGTTAGAGAACAATCCTGCTGATATCTTTGTAGAAGAAGGTGGAGAGATGTTTGAAGAAGAGTTAGGTGGAGAAGCTGCATTGGCAAAGTTTTTAGGCATCTCTGAAAAAGAGTTACCTAAATACATTGCCGGTTTCCCAAGATATATAGCAAAACTTGGTAATGTTGTAGGGTTGGATCAAGTCATGCAAGCAATGCAAGTAGAGCAGGGTCAAAAGAAAACAGATCTCAAATCCGGGAAAATGTTCTCTATGCTTGCCTATGTAAAATCATTGGCAAATGATGAAGTGATCAATATCGATGTCAACGCAGATGAACACATTAAAGCAGCCTATGCATTAGGTGAAAAAACATATATGACCCCAAGAGGGGGAAGAGGACTTGCTTGTAACTCTTGCCACAGTGCAGATATCATTGGGCAAGTGCTTCGAACACAGCCACTTCCGGATCTAGGTGAGAACAATGTTGCAGGTACATGGCCGGCATACCGTATGACAAAGTCAAGTCTTAGAACGACACAAAGAAGATTTCAAGGATGTATGAAAAATGCATTGCTTGCAGTGATTCCTTTAGGATCTAAAGAGATGAATGCTTTGGAAGTATACGTGAATAAACTTGCAGCAGATAAGAAAAAAACAATGGCCATCCCAGGTTTGAAGAGATAA
- the soxB gene encoding thiosulfohydrolase SoxB has protein sequence MEIDRRDFLQIAATLGLLGATGGTNLFAGEAGKERIKNLSFSDIVDFKAKGKATILHICDLHAHLKPLYWREPSTLISAKNLVGTPGFICGESFQKYYGIQPGSLDAYFDTHNDFTELAKKFGKMGGIAHMKPIIDHVKKERGAENVILVDSGDTWQGTAVALKTDGEAIVDAQNYLGVDVMVGHWEFTYGKERVHELIGMLKGDFISQNVIDNDPFSDEFEELIFPPYSIQEIGGAKIGIIGQSFPFTSTANPKKFTEGWSFALRHETLQEYVNELRDEKKVDAVVVLSHDGFSVDQELAKKVTGVDFILSGHTHDPSPEPIIVNDTVIIISGSHGKYISRLDLDIKDKKVAGYSYKLIPVASNLIPADKAGVDLVEKWYKPYNKELNEVLGTTKGLLYKRDTFYSTFDSLIGMAIQDEMKCDINFNPGYRWGTTVLPGDDILKDNVYEMTAITYPEVYTFDLKGKVIAKLMEDIADNVFNANPLLQQGGDMSRITGASYSITISAPSGKRISDFMIGGKPIDMEKTYRVSSWGGNLQNVGENLDTKAIRPVYEVVSDYIRRQKVIDIPMESNVKILDMDCGCPVEGAKCS, from the coding sequence ATGGAAATAGATAGACGTGACTTCCTCCAGATTGCTGCAACACTAGGTTTACTAGGTGCAACTGGAGGGACAAATCTTTTTGCCGGTGAAGCAGGTAAAGAGCGTATCAAAAACTTAAGTTTTTCTGATATAGTAGATTTCAAGGCAAAAGGTAAAGCAACCATTTTACATATTTGTGATTTGCATGCACACCTTAAACCGCTTTACTGGAGAGAACCATCTACACTGATCTCAGCTAAGAACCTGGTGGGTACACCGGGGTTCATCTGTGGTGAGAGTTTTCAAAAGTATTATGGTATCCAACCAGGTTCACTGGATGCGTACTTTGATACACACAATGACTTTACGGAACTTGCGAAGAAGTTCGGAAAAATGGGTGGTATCGCACACATGAAGCCGATCATCGATCATGTGAAGAAAGAGAGAGGTGCTGAAAACGTTATTCTTGTAGACAGTGGTGATACATGGCAAGGTACAGCAGTTGCACTCAAAACTGACGGTGAAGCTATCGTAGATGCGCAAAACTATTTGGGTGTCGATGTGATGGTGGGACACTGGGAATTTACTTATGGTAAAGAACGTGTTCATGAGTTGATCGGTATGCTGAAGGGTGATTTTATCTCTCAGAATGTTATCGACAATGATCCATTCTCAGATGAGTTTGAAGAGCTGATCTTCCCACCATACTCTATCCAGGAGATAGGCGGAGCAAAAATCGGTATCATCGGACAGTCATTCCCATTCACTTCTACTGCAAACCCTAAAAAGTTTACAGAAGGATGGAGTTTTGCATTGCGTCATGAAACGCTGCAAGAGTATGTGAATGAGCTCAGAGATGAGAAGAAAGTGGATGCTGTTGTTGTATTGAGTCATGATGGATTCTCTGTAGATCAGGAACTGGCTAAAAAAGTGACAGGTGTTGACTTTATTTTAAGTGGACATACGCATGATCCTAGCCCGGAGCCGATCATTGTCAATGATACAGTGATTATCATCTCTGGAAGCCATGGAAAATATATCTCTAGACTTGATCTGGATATTAAAGACAAAAAAGTAGCGGGTTACAGTTATAAACTCATACCTGTAGCATCAAATCTTATCCCTGCAGATAAAGCGGGAGTTGACTTGGTTGAAAAATGGTATAAACCTTATAACAAAGAGCTCAATGAAGTGCTCGGTACAACCAAAGGACTTCTCTATAAGAGAGATACTTTCTACTCAACGTTTGATTCGCTTATAGGTATGGCGATTCAAGATGAGATGAAATGTGATATCAACTTTAACCCAGGGTACAGATGGGGTACAACCGTACTTCCGGGTGACGATATCCTAAAAGACAATGTCTATGAGATGACGGCGATCACATACCCAGAGGTCTATACCTTTGATCTTAAAGGTAAAGTGATAGCAAAATTGATGGAAGATATCGCAGACAATGTATTCAATGCTAACCCGCTTTTACAACAAGGTGGCGATATGAGTAGAATTACAGGTGCAAGTTACAGCATCACTATCTCTGCACCATCGGGTAAGCGTATTTCTGACTTTATGATCGGTGGTAAGCCTATTGACATGGAAAAAACCTATAGGGTCTCATCATGGGGAGGAAACCTGCAGAATGTAGGTGAAAATCTTGATACAAAAGCGATACGTCCAGTCTATGAAGTGGTCAGTGACTACATTCGTAGACAAAAAGTGATCGACATTCCTATGGAGTCTAATGTGAAAATATTGGATATGGATTGTGGATGTCCGGTCGAAGGTGCGAAGTGTTCATAA
- a CDS encoding MBL fold metallo-hydrolase — translation MKSIIAFCLFLWTAQAHEYHLAPVKVAEDVHCFFGALENITKENGGNMVNTCFVQTKQGFVVIDSGPTYAYAKQAYTQMQKIQNLPVKYVIDTHDHDDHWLGNSFYKSKGALLIGPRTYEQNVVVGMETRMQRTLGSEIFGKTEIVNLDTVVDDNLTLNVGDKTFEIQQLVAKAHTKGDLIVYLRNEKVLFAGDLVFNGRVTSLRDGSLMGSIKALAKIDALHPEVIIGGHGYRTDANATRALKTYLLEMKEEVLDALDNDIPMGEITQKVTMPKYEKMKLYDVLHSRNVFDAYRELEMYDEDEE, via the coding sequence ATGAAGAGCATCATAGCATTCTGTCTGTTTTTATGGACTGCGCAGGCGCATGAATATCATTTGGCGCCTGTCAAGGTCGCTGAAGATGTACATTGCTTTTTTGGTGCACTTGAAAATATCACCAAGGAAAACGGTGGTAATATGGTGAATACATGTTTTGTCCAAACAAAACAGGGGTTTGTTGTCATAGACAGCGGCCCTACGTATGCCTATGCGAAGCAGGCATATACCCAAATGCAAAAGATCCAAAACCTCCCTGTAAAATATGTCATCGATACACATGATCATGACGACCACTGGTTAGGCAATAGTTTTTATAAAAGCAAAGGCGCTTTGTTGATAGGTCCAAGGACGTATGAACAAAATGTAGTTGTGGGTATGGAAACACGTATGCAGCGTACTTTGGGCAGTGAAATTTTCGGTAAGACGGAGATCGTCAATCTTGACACTGTAGTAGATGATAACCTTACGCTCAATGTCGGCGACAAGACCTTTGAAATTCAGCAATTGGTAGCAAAAGCACACACGAAGGGCGATCTTATAGTATACTTACGGAATGAGAAGGTACTGTTCGCAGGAGATCTTGTCTTTAATGGAAGGGTCACTTCCCTGCGTGACGGTTCGCTCATGGGTTCCATCAAGGCATTGGCAAAAATAGATGCATTGCATCCTGAGGTCATCATAGGCGGGCACGGATATCGAACAGATGCGAATGCTACACGGGCACTCAAAACCTACCTCCTTGAAATGAAAGAAGAGGTACTTGATGCACTGGATAATGATATTCCTATGGGAGAGATCACCCAAAAAGTAACCATGCCCAAGTATGAGAAGATGAAACTTTATGATGTATTGCACAGCCGTAATGTATTTGATGCGTATCGGGAACTTGAAATGTATGATGAGGATGAAGAATGA
- a CDS encoding thioredoxin fold domain-containing protein, protein MRIALAMLLYLNALYAVEGKEVYEKKCASCHQGYIPMSKLKENFQDYNNTLLKLVAPTLNQLSYRLKKSIGDPKGDNEIHRMEVAAFITEYVLHPDRQKSLCLDEVMQSFQTMPSLEGKVSEEELEAVSTYIYDFDEKVVEEHSVAYEGFEKALQKAKNEHKIIMLKVMTKDCYFCRKMEREVMVENEVVEMLEKDFIPVAIDISTTELPLGLNTELTPSFIFIDENAKVLLNIPGAWGKKDFLDILREAKMKQK, encoded by the coding sequence ATGAGAATAGCCTTAGCTATGTTACTCTATTTAAATGCACTCTATGCGGTGGAAGGCAAGGAAGTGTATGAAAAAAAATGTGCTTCTTGTCATCAGGGCTATATCCCTATGTCCAAACTCAAAGAGAATTTTCAAGACTATAACAATACACTGCTGAAGCTTGTTGCACCCACGTTAAACCAGCTCTCTTACAGATTAAAAAAGAGTATAGGAGATCCAAAAGGTGACAATGAGATACATCGTATGGAAGTAGCTGCATTCATCACTGAGTATGTGCTGCATCCAGACAGACAAAAAAGTCTCTGTTTAGACGAAGTGATGCAGTCTTTTCAAACCATGCCCAGTCTTGAAGGAAAGGTCAGCGAAGAGGAACTTGAAGCAGTCAGTACCTATATTTATGATTTTGATGAGAAGGTCGTAGAAGAGCATAGTGTAGCCTATGAAGGATTTGAAAAAGCATTGCAAAAGGCAAAGAACGAGCATAAGATCATTATGCTTAAAGTGATGACGAAAGATTGTTACTTCTGTAGAAAAATGGAGAGAGAAGTGATGGTGGAAAATGAGGTGGTCGAGATGCTGGAAAAGGATTTTATCCCCGTTGCGATCGATATTTCTACTACGGAACTTCCTTTAGGATTAAACACTGAATTGACCCCCAGTTTTATTTTTATAGATGAAAATGCTAAAGTGTTATTGAACATACCAGGTGCATGGGGAAAAAAGGATTTTCTTGATATATTGAGAGAAGCCAAAATGAAACAAAAGTAA
- a CDS encoding DsrE family protein, whose protein sequence is MKKILILLVCVFSFAAAETEFAEPKPAIDNPRQLVFGIPSGEIKEINRILSTVNNVMKFYRPENTEVVIVAYGQGLKSLLKKGDADVRKRIEALMTYDVEFIACENTMRTLHIEKKDLLDDIGFATAGIVEIIERQLRGYTYAQP, encoded by the coding sequence ATGAAAAAGATATTGATACTGCTCGTATGCGTATTCAGTTTTGCGGCAGCGGAGACAGAGTTTGCCGAACCAAAGCCCGCAATTGACAATCCTAGACAGCTTGTATTTGGTATACCTAGCGGAGAGATCAAAGAGATAAACCGTATTTTAAGTACGGTCAATAATGTCATGAAGTTCTATAGACCGGAAAACACTGAAGTGGTGATCGTGGCCTATGGACAGGGACTAAAGTCTTTACTGAAAAAAGGTGATGCAGATGTACGAAAACGTATAGAAGCACTCATGACCTATGATGTAGAGTTTATTGCGTGCGAGAACACCATGAGGACACTGCATATCGAGAAAAAAGACCTGCTTGATGACATTGGCTTTGCAACTGCGGGTATCGTCGAGATCATAGAGAGGCAGCTTCGGGGCTATACCTATGCCCAGCCATGA
- a CDS encoding DUF302 domain-containing protein, whose amino-acid sequence MKLLVKGMLCASLIVTGGISQEVVKPAAKAPAAMKSTTPDIEVFTSENADGKITPASIEEAFKEAGFVISANRDMNGPFVKQFKESGFDIYNLFTLYKPDVVLELVKKYPNVGLFAPMSMSIYTKKGEKTISVSSLTVEAMSKIMKTPSDDKTLHDLRTLVKQTLKKAMPNGSFETLPYVQTEAKGELVTNFSMEMDPDEWEDQLEEFKMGFEGELAPKGFVIAGHNNLGDDFKESNYEAFAFYEVYSVCKLPVIYTIAKTRPEAGAYAPCSLYLSKKKDEDEMQIGFPSVYNWMSSMAIDSTEDMEVLEAAQAGMNKILTGLTE is encoded by the coding sequence ATGAAATTGTTAGTTAAAGGGATGCTTTGTGCATCATTGATCGTTACAGGCGGGATATCTCAGGAAGTTGTAAAGCCAGCAGCTAAAGCACCTGCTGCTATGAAAAGTACTACTCCGGATATAGAAGTATTCACTTCAGAAAACGCAGATGGAAAGATCACTCCTGCAAGCATAGAAGAAGCATTTAAAGAGGCAGGTTTTGTGATCTCTGCCAACAGGGATATGAATGGCCCTTTTGTGAAGCAGTTTAAAGAATCAGGTTTTGATATCTATAATCTTTTTACGTTGTATAAACCGGATGTTGTTCTGGAACTGGTAAAGAAATATCCTAATGTGGGTCTTTTTGCACCAATGAGTATGTCGATCTATACGAAAAAAGGTGAAAAAACGATCTCGGTCTCGTCTCTAACAGTCGAAGCAATGTCTAAGATCATGAAAACGCCAAGTGATGATAAAACCCTGCATGATTTAAGGACACTTGTCAAACAAACATTGAAAAAGGCAATGCCAAATGGTTCATTTGAAACATTACCGTATGTACAGACAGAGGCAAAAGGTGAACTTGTTACGAACTTCAGTATGGAGATGGATCCAGATGAGTGGGAAGACCAGTTAGAAGAGTTCAAAATGGGCTTTGAAGGTGAGCTTGCACCTAAAGGCTTTGTTATCGCAGGACATAATAACCTAGGTGATGATTTTAAAGAATCAAATTATGAAGCATTTGCTTTTTATGAAGTCTACTCTGTTTGTAAACTACCGGTGATCTACACTATCGCTAAAACAAGACCGGAAGCAGGGGCCTATGCGCCGTGTTCACTCTATCTCAGTAAAAAGAAAGATGAAGATGAGATGCAGATCGGATTTCCTTCTGTGTACAATTGGATGAGCTCCATGGCTATAGATAGCACAGAAGATATGGAAGTCCTAGAAGCTGCACAGGCAGGTATGAATAAGATATTAACCGGACTCACTGAGTAG
- a CDS encoding 4Fe-4S dicluster domain-containing protein: MKLGFLVDLNLCMGCKGCEIACKVENEVPLSTWRLRVKYIDLGTFPDTRRSFTPLRCNHCESAPCERICPVSALHYLENGIVNIDSDRCIGCAGCMMACPYGAIYMDPETNTADKCTYCAHRIESGMMPACVVACPVEANIFGDIEDDHSHISLYIMEHKGAVQVRKPEKHTSPTHFYVGGGNATLNPLAHQRIEGFSLFNNITHLEHVGDKNHGILDRFLAPFTGHHGPTDNASLIESAIDAESHEQEGGH; encoded by the coding sequence ATGAAATTAGGTTTCTTAGTTGACCTTAACCTGTGTATGGGTTGTAAAGGTTGTGAGATTGCTTGTAAAGTGGAAAATGAAGTTCCATTGAGTACTTGGCGTTTACGTGTTAAATATATAGACTTGGGAACATTCCCGGATACTAGAAGATCATTTACACCATTACGTTGTAATCACTGTGAGAGTGCACCATGTGAGCGTATCTGTCCGGTATCGGCATTACATTATTTAGAAAATGGAATTGTAAATATTGATAGTGACAGATGTATCGGTTGTGCAGGTTGTATGATGGCGTGTCCTTATGGAGCGATCTATATGGACCCTGAAACAAACACAGCAGACAAATGTACCTACTGTGCACACCGTATTGAGAGCGGTATGATGCCAGCATGTGTGGTTGCCTGTCCGGTTGAAGCAAATATCTTTGGAGATATTGAAGATGACCACAGTCATATTTCACTCTATATTATGGAACACAAAGGTGCGGTTCAGGTACGTAAACCAGAGAAGCATACTTCTCCGACACACTTTTATGTAGGTGGAGGTAATGCAACATTGAATCCACTTGCACATCAGAGAATTGAAGGTTTCAGTCTCTTTAATAATATTACGCACCTAGAGCATGTAGGGGACAAAAATCACGGGATCCTTGATAGATTCTTGGCACCGTTCACTGGGCATCATGGTCCAACAGACAACGCAAGTTTGATTGAATCAGCGATAGATGCTGAATCTCATGAACAAGAGGGAGGTCACTAA